The following proteins are encoded in a genomic region of Cryptococcus neoformans var. neoformans JEC21 chromosome 2 sequence:
- a CDS encoding C-terminal protein carboxyl methyltransferase, putative, producing the protein MLPPRTDPPPAQHSDDAVRLTDDDAASARLSAAQLGYLQDPFASLLYRPPMPQPGAFAPQAVGRARKPPLINVGTHHRTWGIDRLVDRFLQRGGKQVVSLGAGSDTRFWRLMSRATPPDLARYVEIDFPHLTSPKAQRIARHRKLYQYLGPSSTAMPPPGHPYTVSKGGTQLSSPLYTLLPLDLRPSPSEPASSISAILSHHVLPQLDPRLPTLFLAECLFPYMSPEDSREIIKWFGETFCSCMGVVYEMVGLDDSFGNVMKRNLAVRNLSIPGSIFSTPESQAGRFTSPMLQGGKFDSAGAKTLWQIREEDVGPEELQRISKLEILDEIEELRLVLEHYVIAWGTKGECMSSISL; encoded by the exons ATGCTGCCCCCGCGCACAGACCCGCCCCCCGCCCAGCACTCGGACGATGCCGTCCGCCTCACCGACGACGACGCCGCCTCCGCCCGCCT CTCGGCAGCACAGCTCGGCTACCTCCAAGACCCCTTTGCGTCGCTGCTCTACAGGCCGCCGATGCCCCAGCCGGGCGCATTCGCTCCCCAGGCCGTGGGCAGGGCCCGCAAGCCGCCCCTGATCAATGTCGGCACACACCACCGCACATGGGGCATCGACCGCCTCGTCGACCGCTTCCTGCAGCGCGGCGGGAAGCAGGTCGTCAGTCTCGGTGCCGGGAGCGACACGCGGTTCTGGAGACTCATG TCTCGCGCGACGCCGCCGGATCTAGCGAGATACGTAGAGATTGATTTCCCGCACCTCACGTCGCCCAAAGCACAACGTATCGCCCGGCACCGCAAACTGTACCAGTACCTCGGCCCCTCTTCAACTGCCATGCCGCCGCCCGGACACCCGTACACGGTCTCCAAAGGCGGCACACAACTCTCTTCCCCCCTCTATACCCTCCTCCCGCTCGACCTCCGCCCCTCGCCCTCCGAACCAGCCTCTTCCATATCCGCCATCCTCTCGCACCATGTCCTCCCCCAACTCGATCCCCGTCTCCCcacccttttcctcgcAGAGTGTCTTTTCCCATACATGTCCCCCGAGGACTCGCGGGAGATTATAAAGTGGTTTGGGGAGACGTTTTGTAGTTGTATGGGTGTCGTTTATGAAATGGTCGGCCTCGATGATAGTTTTGGAAACGTCATGAAGAGAAATCTAGCC GTGCGCAACCTGTCCATCCCGGGGTCCATATTCTCAACGCCGGAATCGCAAGCTGGCAGGTTCACTTCGCCCATGCTGCAGGGCGGCAAGTTTGATAGCGCAGGTGCGAAAACCCTATGGCAGATtagagaggaagacgtcGGTCCCGAGGAACTCCAGCG GATATCAAAGCTGGAGATTCTcgatgagattgaagagctGCGGTTGGTCCTTGAACATTACGTGATCGCCTGGGGCACAAAGGGCGAATGTATGAGTTCCATATCTCTGTAA
- a CDS encoding guanosine-diphosphatase, putative: MPAHSFAPSTDTTAFPSSIETSSTSGSLPFPLLSSLRHRPSGRIPKTAASPKSPTTSAMFSTRKYTPLPTSANGPARKRAGAGVTTWKRWALLVTIGVAVIFLVFNRASGGSDDQQIYNEDNTYTPSLDEDVVGGGDPIDYSSPPFRPEDSDVAQPLDHEGDGGDEGMDGSLDTLPVGDGGDDNDDNTSNPHDPTSSEAQDASEAEADFSESASEVESPFPGSFEQDPDPASTTACTEPVSSDKPLVQYALTIDAGSTGSRIHVYKFNNCGPSPQLEYETFMAVKPGLSAYARDPTAAAASLDPLLEEAYRVVPESLRKCTPVEVKATAGLRLLGQQESVAILDEVRNRLETNWDFTVGGEKAVEIMDGKDEGVYAWITANYLLNKIGEGAESDDTLAVMDLGGASTQIVFEPKFAADSEQALAEGEHKYELTFGGKDFTLYQHSYLGYGLMRARRSVHNLVAFTWSFGQGEVEWENLSEEVEVPNPCLSKGTTRRVALDPPGRQTVNVTMHGGNGNFEACNRVVELVMAKDAICEVKPCSFNGVYQPSLLDTFPRGQLLALSYFTDRIKPLLPSSTTSTLSISELTSMAKDVCAGPEVWAERWGSDAAAMEELAGRPEYCLDLTFMNALLGLGYELSPERELMVEKQLRGVELGWALGAGLALVEKAELTCTA, encoded by the exons ATGCCTGCACACTCCTTCGCTCCTTCCACCGATACTACtgctttcccttcctccatcgagacatcatccacatcaggctctctaccttttcctctcttgTCGTCGCTGAGACACCGGCCGTCAGGTAGGATCCCGAAAACAGCAGCTTCACCAAAATCTCCCACCACGAGCGCCATGTTCTCCACGCGCAAGTACACGCCTTTACCCACGAGTGCCAACGGCCCTGCAAGGAAACGCGCCGGTGCCGGTGTGACGACATGGAAGCGATGGGCTTTACTCGTCACGATCGGCGTGGCCGTGATCTTCTTGGTATTTAACCGCGCTAGTGGCGGATCTGACGATCAGCAGATCTACAATGAAGACA ACACCTACACACCCTCGCTGGACGAGGATGTCGTGGGAGGGGGCGACCCGATTGACTACAgctctcctcccttccgTCCTGAAGACTCTGATGTGGCTCAGCCATTGGACCATGAAGGCGACGGCGGAGATGAGGGCATGGACGGTAGCCTCGACACGCTTCCCGTTGGCGACGGCGGCGACGACAACGACGACAACACTTCCAACCCGCATGACCCTACTTCCAGCGAAGCGCAGGATGCTTCTGAAGCCGAGGCCGACTTTTCCGAGTCCGCGTCCGAGGTGGAGTCTCCTTTCCCTGGATCGTTTGAGCAAGACCCCGACCCGGCTTCGACCACGGCCTGTACCGAGCCCGTGTCGTCTGACAAGCCTCTTGTGCAGTACGCGCTCACGATCGACGCTGGTTCCACCGGTTCAAGGATCCATGTGTACAAATTCAACAACTGCGGGCCTTCGCCCCAGCTCGAGTACGAGACGTTTATGGCCGTCAAGCCGGGACTTTCGGCCTATGCCCGTGACCCGactgctgccgctgctTCGCTTGACCCCTTGCTCGAGGAGGCTTACAGGGTCGTTCCCGAGAGCTTGCGAAAGTGTACACCGGTCGAGGTCAAGGCGACGGCCGGTCTGAGGTTGCTCGGCCAGCAGGAAAGTGTGGCTATCCTGGATGAGGTCAGGAACAGGCTGGAGACCAACTGGGACTTTACGGTCGGTGGCGAGAAGGCTGTCGAGATTATGGACGGCAAGGATGAAG GTGTCTACGCGTGGATCACTGCCAACTATCTGCTCAACAAGATTGGTGAAGGCGCGGAATCTGACGACACGCTTGCCGTCATGGACCTCGGCGGTGCATCCACCCAAATCGTCTTTGAGCCCAAGTTTGCGGCGGACTCTGAGCAGGCGCTGGCCGAGGGCGAGCACAAGTACGAACTGACCTTTGGCGGCAAGGACTTTACGCTCTACCAGCACTCTTACCTCGGCTATGGTCTCATGCGCGCGAGGCGTAGTGTGCACAACCTCGTCGCGTTCACGTGGAGCTTTGGGCAGGGTGAAGTCGAGTGGGAGAACTTGAGCGAGGAGGTAGAGGTGCCGAACCCTTGTTTGTCAAAAGGTACCACGCGGAGAGTCGCGCTTGATCCCCCTGGGCGGCAGACGGTGAACGTTACGATGCACGGTGGGAACGGGAATTTTGAGGCGTGCAACAGGGTCGTCGAGTTGGTCATGGCCAAGGATGC TATTTGTGAAGTCAAACCTTGCTCTTTCAACGGTGTCTACCAACCGTCGCTTCTCGACACATTCCCCCGTGGGCAACTGCTCGCCCTTTCCTACTTTACGGACCGCATCaagcctcttctcccttcttccaccacctcgaccctctccatctctgaGCTGACGTCCATGGCCAAGGACGTGTGCGCCGGTCCTGAAGTCTGGGCCGAGCGGTGGGGCAGCGACGCGGCGGCGATGGAAGAGCTTGCCGGCAGGCCCGAGTACTGCCTCGATTTGACGTTTATGAACGCCTTGCTCGGTCTCGGCTACGAGCTTTCGCCCGAGAGGGAgttgatggtggagaagcAGTTGAGGGGTGTAGAGCTTGGCTGGGCGCTGGGTGCGGGTCTGGCGTTGGTGGAGAAGGCAGAGTTGACGTGTACTGCGTAA